A single window of Salvia splendens isolate huo1 chromosome 6, SspV2, whole genome shotgun sequence DNA harbors:
- the LOC121806582 gene encoding uncharacterized protein LOC121806582 isoform X3 yields the protein MFSDPDFLNSQEGSNKKDEDGAKRVFFGGERFIEGISGEAYITIQRTELNCPLGLEVQLHVTEAVCPALSEPGLRALLRFFTGFYVCLNRGDVNPSSQPRSAEAAGRSLVSITVDHIFVCIKDAEFQLELLMQSLLFSRASVSDGEKANYLTRVIIGGLFLRDTFSRPPCTLVQPSMQDASIDNSDVPDFAKNFCPPIYPLGDQQWQSNCSVPLICLYSLQLVPSPSPPIFASRTVIDCQPLMIHPQEESCLRISSFLADGIVVNPGSVLPDFSINSLLFNLKGLVVTVPLEIGNPEQLSGSPNIPVQNSFSGARLHIENLMFSQSPSLKLSLLNIEKDPACFCLWKSQPIDASQKKLTAGASLITLSLETCYGFIGRNNTKVDSSVWKCVEMKDICFEVAMVTADGTPLTDMPPAGGVVRVGVNCEQYNSSTSVEQLFFVLDLYAYFGKVSERIAVAGKNKSSEETRNESLQGSIMDKVPGDTAVTLSLKNLQLRFLESSSDTQGPPLVLFIGDGLSVKVSHRTLGGAMAISSTLRWERVEVDCADTANDFHLEKGSELMLPNKNMNGKDSNQLRAVFWVQNTKIDQSNRNTTVPFLDISVTHVIPYSAQDIECHSLRVLACIAGIRLGGGMSYAESLLHRFGIFGADGGPGEGLTRGLEQLSGGPLSIIFKASPVTVDDLRENACQEDGKESSLFHLGTPDDVDVSIELKDWLFALEGEQEMADRLYFQDSAVPQREERSWHMTFHNIHMKAKSTPKHAALDKTKTNRKQTHPIELITVGMEGLEILKPMAGHRMLTNGICENEIVQNGFPGIEKQPVDRHGGVNVEVDIVASEADNDDLMAEWMVENFKFSVTEPIEAVVKKDELQYLALLCKSELDSLGRIAAGVLRILKLDGSLGSAAISQLSNLGTGSIDQIFTPKSKTGSSPFSDAGGGSWGSGMETTIVASLEEAVLDSKAKCAALATELACSDSPADYLDNVRQLSEKLETMQKLLEQLRIPH from the exons aTGTTCTCGGATCCAGACTTTTTAAACTCTCAAGAAGGGTCTAATAAGAAAGACGAAGATGGTGCAAAGCGGGTATTCTTTGGTGGGGAGCGATTCATTGAGGGGATCTCAGGAGAGGCCTAT ATTACAATTCAACGGACAGAGTTGAATTGCCCACTAGGGCTCGAAGTTCAATTGCATGTTACAGAAGCTGTTTGCCCTGCTTTAAGTGAACCAG GATTGCGAGCTCTTCTCCGTTTCTTTACTGGATTTTATGTTTGTCTAAATCGAGGAGATGTGAATCCAAGTTCTCAGcca CGGTCTGCAGAAGCTGCTGGCCGTTCTTTGGTCTCTATAACTGTGGATCACATATTTGTCTGCATTAAGGATGCTG AATTTCAGCTAGAACTTCTGATGCAATCACTATTATTCTCTCGG GCAAGTGTATCTGATGGAGAGAAGGCCAATTACTTGACAAGGGTCATAATAGGTGGATTGTTTTTGAG GGATACATTTTCGCGTCCACCCTGCACCTTAGTGCAGCCATCGATGCAGGATGCTTCAATTGATAATTCAGATGTCCCAGATTTTG CTAAGAACTTCTGTCCTCCAATATATCCTCTTGGGGACCAGCAGTGGCAATCAAATTGCAGTGTGCCTCTGATCTGTCTCTACAGTCTGCAGTTAGTGCCCTCCCCAAGCCCACCAATTTTTGCTTCCAGAACCGTTATTGATTGCCAGCCACTAATG ATTCATCCTCAGGAAGAATCCTGTCTGAGAATATCATCCTTTTTGGCTGATGGAATTGTTGTTAATCCTGGTTctgtgctgccagatttctccATTAACTCCCTACTGTTCAATCTTAAAGGTTTAGTTGTTACCGTACCCCTAGAGATAGGAAACCCAGAACAATTATCTGGAAGTCCTAACATACCAGTCCAGAATTCATTTTCTGGGGCAAGGCTCCATATTGAAAATTTGATGTTCTCCCAGTCACCTTCCTTAAAACTAAGCCTACTGAACATTGAGAAGGATCCTGCATGTTTCTGTCTTTGGAAGAGTCAACCAATTGATGCCAGCCAGAAGAAATTGACTGCTGGAGCATCTTTGATTACTTTGTCTTTGGAAACATGCTATGGCTTTATTGGGAGGAACAACACAAAGGTGGATTCAAGTGTATGGAAATGTGTTGAGATGAAAGATATTTGTTTTGAGGTAGCAATGGTGACTGCAGATGGGACCCCTTTAACAGATATGCCACCTGCGGGAGGGGTTGTCAGAGTAGGTGTTAACTGTGAACAATACAATTCAAGCACTTCAGTGGAGCAATTATTCTTTGTTCTAGACCTCTATGCTTATTTCGGTAAGGTTAGTGAAAGGATAGCTGTGGCAGGGAAAAACAAGTCTTCAGAGGAAACAAGAAATGAGTCTTTGCAGGGAAGCATAATGGATAAAGTTCCTGGTGATACTGCTGTCACTCTTTCTCTGAAGAATTTGCAGCTAAGATTTTTAGAATCTTCATCTGATACCCAAGGCCCACCTCTAGTTCTTTTCATTGGTGATGGTCTGTCTGTCAAGGTTAGCCATAGAACTCTGGGTGGCGCTATGGCAATTTCATCCACTTTACGATGGGAAAGGGTCGAGGTGGACTGTGCAGACACTGCGAATGACTTCCATCTGGAGAAAGGTTCTGAATTGATGCTTCCCAACAAGAATATGAACGGGAAGGACAGCAATCAGTTACGGGCTGTTTTTTGGGTTCAAAATACTAAAATTGATCAATCAAATCGTAATACCACAGTACCATTTCTGGACATATCCGTGACACATGTGATTCCATATAGTGCACAGGATATCGAGTGCCACAGTTTAAGAGTGTTGGCCTGCATTGCTGGTATCCGCCTTGGTGGAGGTATGAGTTATGCTGAATCTTTGCTTCATAGGTTTGGAATTTTTGGTGCTGATGGCGGGCCAGGGGAAGGTCTTACTAGAGGCCTTGAGCAGTTATCTGGTGGACCtttatcaataatttttaaaGCATCACCTGTCACTGTGGATGACCTTAGAGAGA ATGCATGTCAAGAAGATGGAAAGGAAAGCAGTCTCTTCCATTTGGGCACCCCTGATGACGTGGATGTATCAATTGAATTAAAAGATTGGTTATTTGCTCTTGAAGGTGAACAGGAGATGGCAGATAGATTATACTTCCAAGACTCCGCAGTTCCTCAGAGAGAAGAGAGGAGCTGGCATATGACATTTCATAATATACATATGAAAGCAAAAAGCACCCCAAAGCATGCAGCACTtgataaaacaaaaacaaacagaAAGCAGACACATCCTATCGAGTTGATTACT GTTGGCATGGAAGGTCTGGAGATCTTAAAACCAATGGCTGGGCACCGGATGCTGACGAATGGGATTTGTGAAAATGAGATAGTTCAGAATGGTTTTCCTGGAATAGAAAAGCAACCTGTCGACAGACATGGTGGCGTCAATGTGGAAGTTGACATAGTGGCTTCAGAAGCAGATAATGATGACCTAATGGCTGAGTGGATGGTGGAAAATTTCAAATTCTCTGTAACCGAGCCA ATTGAGGCTGTAGTGAAGAAGGATGAGCTCCAATATCTCGCTCTCCTGTGCAAGTCTGAGCTCGACTCTTTGGGTAGAATAGCTGCTGGTGTCCTTCGAATTCTCAAGTTAGATGGATCACTTGGTTCAGCAGCAATCAGCCAACTGAGTAATTTAG GGACTGGAAGTATAGACCAAATTTTTACCCCGAAGTCGAAGACGGGGTCCAGTCCATTTTCAGACGCGGGCGGTGGAAGTTGGGGTTCAGGCATGGAGACAACAATCGTGGCATCTCTTGAGGAGGCAGTTTTGGATTCGAAGGCAAAATGCGCTGCTCTGGCGACCGAGTTAGCTTGCTCAGATTCGCCAGCAGACTACCTTGATAATGTCAGACAGCTGAGTGAGAAACTTGAAACCATGCAGAAGTTACTTGAACAATTGAGAATTCCGCACTGA
- the LOC121806583 gene encoding uncharacterized protein LOC121806583 has translation MASTFQFLHIPLPSSNRHSHFPLKCTSNDPDFPAPSPETTISPDKFPIEKRRKSEIIRDRDSRRGLVKPEPPNFEIGWKRSKAIPLEKPTGYVIMDFLEKLVELMDREFGSAALLVTAGEIVAARALEEAEVLRDEGKVEDRMVTELARVLKLMEMDLTMLKAAVKEDTLNERLQQAKARCRQAILLANSF, from the coding sequence ATGGCTTCCACTTTCCAATTCCTCCATATACCTCTCCCTTCATCAAACCGCCACTCCCACTTCCCACTAAAATGCACCTCAAATGACCCCGACTTCCCGGCTCCATCGCCGGAAACGACCATCAGCCCTGACAAGTTCCCGATCGAGAAACGGAGAAAATCGGAGATCATCCGCGACCGGGATAGTCGAAGGGGGCTGGTGAAGCCGGAGCCTCCGAATTTCGAGATAGGGTGGAAGAGGAGCAAGGCCATCCCATTGGAGAAGCCAACAGGATATGTGATCATGGACTTCTTGGAGAAGCTAGTGGAGCTCATGGATAGGGAGTTCGGGTCCGCGGCGCTGCTCGTTACAGCCGGGGAGATTGTGGCGGCGAGAGCGTTAGAGGAAGCGGAGGTGCTGAGAGATGAGGGGAAAGTGGAGGATAGGATGGTGACAGAGCTGGCTAGAGTTTTGAAGCTAATGGAAATGGATTTGACTATGCTTAAAGCTGCTGTTAAGGAAGATACTTTGAATGAGAGGCTTCAACAGGCTAAGGCTCGTTGCAGGCAGGCTATTCTTCTTGCTAATTCGTTTTGA